A genomic window from Halobaculum sp. MBLA0147 includes:
- a CDS encoding sensor histidine kinase — MRDPVGRALGGAVLVGLAVAGLGWPAVAATVGLAPDTPHWGVTVALGFPLVVGTVFVGYLWEARDHEHWGHLLEYAGTGGLLGAAVLVVPGLVIVLQQRAVGASIRNADVFLVELALGGAVVGLAAGHLYAVSRAERKRLERRETAVERHRQRLSVLNRVLRHDVRNHMNVVLGSVAQLPDEEVPREPLDRVRRHSRKILEISENVHHIESLTRGAPGPRATVNLVDTVRAVVAETQREHPAATLTVTTPEAAYVESAGHLQAAVENVVENAVEHNDADEPRVDVTVEVDEANQTVDLSVVDDGPGFPEQERTVFERGTETDLHHSDGLGLWVVRWIVDDADGRLQIENKADRGAVVTVRLPLARADGETESERGTNGADAPQSSRNAAGAAVGPDGAAVVGGDDTSK; from the coding sequence GTGAGAGACCCGGTCGGCCGAGCGCTCGGGGGGGCCGTACTCGTCGGCTTGGCAGTGGCCGGTCTCGGGTGGCCGGCGGTCGCTGCCACGGTCGGGTTGGCGCCCGACACCCCACACTGGGGTGTCACCGTCGCGTTGGGCTTCCCACTGGTCGTGGGCACCGTGTTCGTCGGCTACCTCTGGGAGGCACGCGACCACGAGCACTGGGGTCACCTGTTGGAGTACGCCGGCACCGGCGGCCTCCTCGGGGCCGCGGTGCTCGTCGTCCCGGGACTCGTGATCGTCCTCCAGCAACGAGCCGTCGGCGCGTCGATCCGCAACGCAGACGTGTTCCTCGTCGAACTCGCACTCGGCGGTGCGGTGGTCGGTCTCGCCGCCGGCCACCTCTACGCCGTGAGTCGCGCAGAGCGGAAGCGGCTCGAACGCCGCGAGACGGCAGTCGAGCGACACAGACAGCGCCTCTCGGTGCTGAATCGGGTGTTGCGTCACGACGTGCGCAACCACATGAACGTCGTCTTGGGGAGTGTCGCACAGCTCCCGGACGAGGAGGTGCCGAGAGAGCCCCTGGATCGGGTCAGACGCCACAGTCGGAAGATTCTCGAGATCAGCGAGAACGTCCACCACATCGAGTCGTTGACCAGAGGTGCGCCGGGGCCGCGGGCGACGGTGAACCTCGTCGACACCGTTCGCGCTGTCGTCGCGGAGACGCAGCGCGAGCACCCGGCGGCGACGCTGACGGTGACGACACCGGAGGCTGCCTACGTCGAGTCGGCCGGACATCTCCAGGCGGCCGTCGAGAACGTCGTCGAGAACGCGGTGGAACACAACGACGCCGACGAGCCGCGGGTGGACGTGACGGTCGAGGTCGACGAGGCGAACCAGACGGTGGATCTCTCGGTTGTCGACGACGGGCCCGGGTTCCCGGAACAGGAACGGACCGTGTTCGAGCGCGGGACGGAGACGGACCTCCACCACAGCGACGGACTCGGACTGTGGGTGGTGCGGTGGATCGTCGACGACGCCGACGGGCGGCTGCAGATCGAGAACAAGGCAGATCGGGGTGCCGTCGTCACCGTCCGCCTACCGCTTGCTCGGGCGGACGGAGAGACAGAGTCCGAGCGAGGAACCAACGGTGCGGACGCCCCGCAGTCGAGCAGGAACGCGGCGGGAGCCGCCGTCGGCCCTGACGGAGCCGCCGTCGTCGGTGGGGACGACACCTCGAAGTAG
- a CDS encoding cyclase family protein, producing MWDLTHPIESGMQTFPGDPPVAVTSAATVDEDGYAVRTVELGSHTGTHVDAPAHVVADGRTLDEYEPSAFVFDAAVVDCRDLGARAAIPPDRVPTDDALDCVVFHTGWDDHWGTDAYRDHPSVSPAAAEVCVERGLAVATDTLNPDPTPSPAAGPDEPDGVPVHETVLGAGLLVIENLTGLESVPDRFRLSAQPLALGGDGAPVRAVGRVP from the coding sequence ATGTGGGATCTGACACACCCGATCGAGTCGGGGATGCAGACGTTCCCCGGCGATCCGCCGGTCGCCGTCACCTCGGCGGCGACTGTCGACGAGGACGGCTACGCGGTCCGGACCGTCGAACTCGGGAGTCACACCGGGACACACGTCGACGCACCGGCACACGTCGTCGCCGACGGACGGACACTGGACGAGTACGAGCCGTCCGCGTTCGTGTTCGACGCCGCCGTCGTCGACTGCCGCGACCTGGGTGCGCGAGCGGCGATTCCACCGGACCGCGTCCCGACCGACGACGCGCTCGACTGTGTCGTGTTCCACACCGGCTGGGACGACCACTGGGGAACCGACGCCTACCGCGACCACCCGTCCGTCTCGCCCGCCGCCGCCGAGGTGTGTGTCGAGCGCGGACTCGCTGTGGCGACGGACACACTCAACCCCGACCCGACGCCGAGTCCGGCCGCCGGCCCCGACGAGCCGGACGGGGTGCCGGTCCACGAGACCGTGTTGGGCGCCGGGCTGCTCGTGATCGAGAACCTCACCGGGCTGGAGAGCGTGCCAGATCGGTTCCGTCTGTCCGCGCAACCGCTCGCGCTCGGGGGTGACGGTGCCCCGGTCCGTGCCGTCGGGCGAGTGCCGTGA
- a CDS encoding dual specificity protein phosphatase family protein — MTPIRDELYVGDIQHAARHENYERAGIDTVLSLAHADPDRPYPESVRVERVPLLDGPQNDLADTRHAVETLRDRLTAGETVFVHCSAGASRSVGVAAAGLALREGTETTVRDALDEIADRHPQSHPHPAIVDHVERAVADLRSE; from the coding sequence GTGACTCCGATCCGAGACGAGCTGTACGTGGGCGACATCCAGCACGCGGCACGTCACGAGAACTACGAGCGTGCCGGGATCGACACGGTGCTCTCGCTGGCGCACGCGGACCCCGATCGCCCGTACCCGGAGTCGGTTCGCGTCGAGCGTGTCCCGCTCCTCGACGGTCCACAGAACGATCTGGCCGACACTCGCCACGCGGTCGAGACACTCCGCGATCGACTGACGGCGGGCGAGACGGTGTTCGTCCACTGTTCGGCGGGGGCGTCTCGCTCGGTGGGTGTTGCCGCCGCCGGACTCGCACTCCGGGAGGGGACGGAGACGACGGTGCGTGACGCGCTCGACGAGATCGCCGATCGCCACCCGCAGAGTCACCCACACCCGGCGATCGTCGACCACGTCGAGCGGGCCGTCGCGGACCTCCGCTCCGAGTGA
- a CDS encoding M48 family metallopeptidase produces MSELSSRRRYGLWVRVVVATLVVALLGVALVAAEATLIGVVAYAVLRVGGGALGVLGADPTAALVGAAVGCGGLLWVVGAVHRTAERADEGFAFAPRLLAYAYVSLFGASVWVVWYGFQQFGVPRWAQVLSGLLLIASFYPAMGYMASRAGFETDLEAQTDSEAYPWREDADESPPESGYGAVGSLLAAADTSGGRLRTLVGVVVVLPQWVAVGTRERLRGAGARVAAGASELRTTAAEWIGFGRRVVAVGTEPLRASYRRVGVVGPVAVVAVLVGGVATLWLAARRGDPTRLYRPTAAVLAVVATTAHVAGDLRSELIESSVLVDLEERLGTATVESNRNDGNAPEGSAPTAVVGTGEGSDAVATLDRRLTRLAGQASIPTPDLQVLDTRSPVAAAVGYRVSDATVVVSTGLVEALDERELDAVLAHEVAHVANRDTAVLTALSFPRVAARRVFRRYTLNPLFVVFALVAGTTSRLCVAVVARAREHAADDGGIAITGDPAALASALATLDETVGHRAAEDLRSAAAFSVVPPAWEDHRFFDRTRRLIQRGLFGTHPDTSERIERLRERTRELERSG; encoded by the coding sequence GTGTCCGAACTGTCCAGCCGACGGCGGTACGGACTGTGGGTGCGTGTGGTCGTCGCCACACTCGTGGTCGCGCTCCTCGGCGTCGCGCTCGTCGCGGCGGAGGCGACGCTGATCGGCGTCGTCGCCTACGCCGTGCTGCGTGTCGGCGGCGGCGCACTCGGTGTTCTCGGCGCCGACCCGACCGCCGCGCTCGTCGGAGCGGCGGTCGGCTGTGGCGGTCTCCTCTGGGTCGTCGGCGCAGTCCACCGGACGGCAGAGCGTGCCGACGAGGGATTCGCGTTCGCTCCGCGACTACTCGCGTACGCCTACGTCTCGCTGTTCGGCGCCTCGGTGTGGGTCGTCTGGTACGGGTTCCAACAGTTCGGTGTGCCACGGTGGGCACAGGTGCTGTCGGGACTGTTGTTGATCGCCTCCTTCTACCCGGCGATGGGATACATGGCGAGTCGAGCGGGCTTCGAGACGGACCTCGAGGCACAGACAGACTCGGAGGCGTACCCGTGGCGCGAAGACGCGGACGAGTCGCCACCGGAGAGTGGGTACGGAGCCGTCGGCTCGCTGCTCGCGGCTGCCGACACGAGTGGGGGTCGACTCCGGACGCTCGTCGGCGTGGTCGTCGTCCTCCCGCAGTGGGTCGCCGTCGGGACGCGCGAGCGCCTGCGAGGGGCCGGTGCTCGGGTGGCGGCGGGGGCGTCGGAGCTCCGAACGACCGCGGCGGAGTGGATCGGGTTCGGTCGCCGCGTCGTCGCCGTCGGGACGGAGCCGCTACGTGCCTCCTACCGGCGAGTCGGTGTCGTCGGCCCGGTCGCCGTCGTCGCCGTCCTCGTCGGGGGAGTCGCGACGCTGTGGCTCGCCGCCCGTCGTGGCGATCCGACCAGACTGTACAGACCGACGGCAGCCGTCCTCGCCGTCGTCGCCACCACGGCACACGTCGCCGGTGACCTGCGGTCCGAGTTGATCGAGAGTTCCGTCCTCGTCGACCTCGAAGAGCGACTCGGGACGGCGACTGTGGAGTCCAACCGGAACGACGGGAACGCGCCCGAGGGATCGGCACCGACGGCGGTAGTCGGGACGGGCGAAGGGTCGGACGCCGTCGCCACGCTGGACCGCCGACTGACGCGACTCGCCGGACAGGCGTCGATCCCGACGCCCGACCTGCAGGTGCTCGACACGCGGAGTCCGGTCGCGGCCGCGGTGGGGTACCGGGTGTCGGACGCGACGGTGGTCGTGTCGACGGGACTCGTCGAGGCGCTCGACGAGAGAGAGCTGGACGCGGTGTTGGCACACGAGGTGGCACACGTCGCCAACCGAGACACTGCCGTCCTGACGGCGCTGTCGTTCCCGCGTGTCGCTGCACGTCGGGTGTTCCGGCGGTACACGCTCAACCCACTGTTCGTCGTGTTCGCCCTGGTCGCCGGGACGACGAGTCGACTGTGTGTCGCCGTCGTCGCCCGAGCCCGAGAGCACGCGGCGGACGACGGGGGGATCGCGATCACCGGCGACCCCGCCGCACTCGCGAGTGCACTCGCGACGCTCGACGAGACGGTCGGCCACCGCGCCGCGGAGGATCTCCGCTCGGCGGCCGCCTTCTCCGTGGTTCCACCGGCGTGGGAGGACCACCGCTTCTTCGACCGGACCCGCCGTCTGATCCAGCGTGGGCTCTTCGGGACACACCCGGACACGAGCGAGCGGATCGAGCGGCTCCGCGAGCGGACCCGCGAGCTGGAGCGAAGTGGGTGA
- a CDS encoding mechanosensitive ion channel family protein, producing MVLDRGRTELPSTRRIVGTGAVVATGLVCWYAGSVISTTGVPGVVGVETDLAEIVARVVYTVATLLVATAVVRAADDSSIVLEDRAVFTPHQTEVAYRAAQVAAFGGATALVVVGVWGVSLTNVLLGAGVTSVVVALAARQTLSSVFAGLTLISTDVFRVGDWVKIDSRFGKIEQISLFNTTMESPRGETHVIPNDEVITRDITNLGKGRYRNDVLVGVAYETDIDHATGVCDEVLKELTDDDETNIDGYQPTTVKDFDDSQITLAVKMWVDEPKPMAINRAQTAVLAGIQDRFAEEDITIPFPQRTVVERDATA from the coding sequence GTGGTACTCGACAGGGGACGGACGGAGCTACCGAGCACCCGACGGATCGTCGGGACTGGCGCGGTCGTCGCGACCGGTCTGGTGTGTTGGTACGCCGGCAGTGTGATCTCGACGACGGGTGTTCCGGGTGTGGTCGGCGTGGAGACAGACCTCGCGGAGATCGTCGCGCGCGTCGTCTACACGGTCGCGACACTGCTGGTGGCGACCGCCGTCGTCCGGGCCGCCGACGACTCGTCGATCGTACTCGAAGATCGGGCGGTCTTCACGCCCCATCAGACGGAGGTCGCGTACCGCGCCGCACAGGTCGCGGCGTTCGGCGGCGCCACCGCACTCGTCGTCGTCGGCGTCTGGGGTGTCAGTCTGACGAACGTGCTCTTGGGCGCCGGTGTGACGAGCGTCGTGGTCGCACTCGCGGCACGACAGACGCTCTCGTCGGTGTTCGCCGGCCTGACGCTGATCTCCACGGACGTGTTCCGCGTCGGCGACTGGGTGAAGATCGACAGCCGGTTCGGGAAGATCGAGCAGATCTCGCTGTTCAACACGACGATGGAGAGTCCACGCGGCGAGACACACGTCATCCCGAACGACGAGGTGATCACGCGGGACATCACCAACCTCGGGAAGGGCCGGTACCGCAACGACGTGCTGGTCGGCGTCGCCTACGAGACGGACATCGACCACGCCACGGGTGTCTGCGACGAGGTGCTGAAGGAGTTGACCGACGACGACGAGACGAACATCGACGGGTACCAGCCGACGACGGTGAAGGACTTCGACGACTCCCAGATCACGCTCGCGGTCAAGATGTGGGTCGACGAGCCGAAGCCGATGGCGATCAACCGCGCACAGACGGCCGTCCTCGCGGGGATCCAGGACCGCTTCGCCGAGGAGGACATCACGATCCCGTTCCCGCAACGCACCGTCGTCGAACGGGACGCGACGGCGTGA
- a CDS encoding class I SAM-dependent methyltransferase, with the protein MTDADQYTEAFAQFYEATHRDREVGDETFYTEAARDADGPVLEGACGTGRLYLELLRAGVDADGFDVSPAMLDILRETAADEGLDPSVWQGDLRSPGADRTYELVFVPYNSFAALTTVEDQLTGLRALYDLLEPGGRLLFDAFVPRYEVIADSFGEWQPVREVTYDGETLRGRTKTTVESEVAQTYRGERQLLSTDDEVVATESYVSAHLPPQQVELLARRSPFETWTSYGGFDGEPLEDGASVQVWELEREG; encoded by the coding sequence GTGACAGACGCGGACCAGTACACCGAGGCGTTCGCACAGTTCTACGAGGCGACTCACCGCGACCGCGAGGTGGGTGACGAGACGTTCTACACCGAGGCGGCACGCGACGCCGACGGGCCGGTGTTGGAGGGTGCCTGTGGCACCGGGCGGCTCTACCTGGAGTTGCTGCGGGCGGGTGTCGACGCCGACGGGTTCGACGTGTCGCCGGCGATGCTGGACATCCTCCGCGAGACGGCCGCCGACGAGGGGCTCGACCCCTCGGTGTGGCAGGGGGACCTTCGCTCGCCCGGTGCCGACCGGACGTACGAACTCGTCTTCGTGCCGTACAACTCCTTCGCAGCGCTGACTACGGTGGAGGATCAGCTCACGGGACTGCGGGCACTGTACGACCTGCTCGAACCAGGTGGCCGGTTGCTGTTCGACGCCTTCGTCCCACGGTACGAGGTGATCGCCGACTCGTTCGGCGAGTGGCAGCCGGTCCGGGAGGTGACGTACGACGGCGAGACGCTCCGTGGCCGGACGAAGACCACCGTCGAGAGCGAGGTGGCGCAGACCTACCGCGGAGAACGCCAGTTGCTGTCCACCGACGACGAGGTCGTCGCGACGGAGTCGTACGTCAGCGCCCACCTGCCCCCACAGCAGGTCGAACTGTTGGCGCGTCGGTCCCCGTTCGAGACGTGGACGAGCTACGGCGGGTTCGACGGCGAACCCCTCGAAGACGGCGCGAGTGTGCAGGTGTGGGAGTTGGAACGAGAGGGGTGA